The following are from one region of the Prionailurus bengalensis isolate Pbe53 chromosome A2, Fcat_Pben_1.1_paternal_pri, whole genome shotgun sequence genome:
- the CDC37 gene encoding hsp90 co-chaperone Cdc37 gives MVDYSVWDHIEVSDDEDETHPNIDTASLFRWRHQARVERMEQFQKEKEELERGCRECRRKVAECQRRLKELEAAEGEGSKAELERLQAEAQQLRKEERSWEQKLEEMRKKEKSMPWNVDTLSKDGFSKSMVNTKPEQAEEESEEVREQKHKTFVEKYEKQIKHFGMLRRWDDSQKYLSDNVHLVCEETANYLVIWCIDLEVEEKCALMEQVAHQTIVMQFILELAKSLKVDPRACFRQFFTKIKTADRQYMEGFNDELEAFKERVRGRAKLRIEKAMKEYEEEERRKRLGPGGLDPVEVYESLPEELQKCFDVKDVQMLQDAISKMDPTDAKYHMQRCIDSGLWVPNSKSSEAKEGEEAGPGDPLLEAGPKPGDKKDVSA, from the exons GCCCGGGTGGAGCGCATGGAgcagttccagaaggagaaggaggagctgGAGAGGGGCTGCCGCGAGTGCAGGCGCAAGGTGGCCGAGTGCCAGCGGAGGCTGAAGGAGCTGGAGGCGGCGGAGGGCGAGGGCAGCAAGGCGGAGCTCGAGCGGCTGCAGGCTGAGGCTCAGCAGCTGCGCAAGGAGGAGCGGAGCTGGgagcagaagctggaggagaTGCGCAAGAAGGAGAAGAGCATGCCCTGGAACGTGGACACGCTCAGCAAGGACGGCTTCAGCAAg AGCATGGTCAATACCAAGCCAGAGCAGGCGGAGGAGGAGTCGGAGGAAGTGAGGGAGCAGAAACACAAAACGTTCGTGGAGAAGTACGAGAAACAGATCAAGCACTTTG GCATGCTCCGTCGCTGGGACGACAGCCAGAAGTACCTGTCGGACAATGTCCATCTGGTGTGCGAGGAGACCGCCAACTACCTGGTCATCTGGTGCATTGACCTAGAGGTGGAGGAG AAATGTGCACTCATGGAGCAGGTGGCCCACCAGACCATCGTCATGCAGTTCATCCTGGAGCTGGCTAAGAGCCTGAAGGTGGATCCCCGCGCCTGCTTCCGGCAGTTCTTCACCAAGATCAAG ACGGCCGACCGCCAGTACATGGAGGGCTTCAACGACGAACTGGAGGCCTTCAAGGAGCGCGTGCGGGGCCGCGCCAAGCTGCGCATCGAGAAGGCCATGAAGGAATACGAGGAGGAGGAGCGCCGGAAGCGGCTCGGCCCCGGCGGCTTGGACCCCGTGGAGGTCTACGAGTCTCTCCCTGAG GAACTGCAGAAATGCTTCGACGTGAAAGATGTGCAGATGCTTCAAGACGCCATCAGCAAGATGGACCCCACC GATGCGAAGTACCACATGCAGCGCTGCATCGACTCTGGCCTCTGGGTCCCCAACTCCAAGTCCAGCGAGGccaaggagggggaggaggcaggcccCGGGGACCCCTTGCTGGAAGCCGGCCCCAAGCCAGGCGACAAGAAGGATGTCAGCGCGTGA